A window of the Gossypium arboreum isolate Shixiya-1 chromosome 2, ASM2569848v2, whole genome shotgun sequence genome harbors these coding sequences:
- the LOC108466052 gene encoding G-type lectin S-receptor-like serine/threonine-protein kinase RKS1: protein MLAWYTKKGLLHNRGVLAIIIVSLPVVFLIRIALSRCFLRRQRRGRARKSKNIFSFTSFKDSLGEKEIDESRRNGDLPYFDLGTIAAATNNFSSDNKIGQGGFGPVYEGVLLNGKEIVVKRLSNSSSQGLQEFKNEIVLIAKLQHRNLVRILGCCVEGEEKMLIYEFLPNKSLDFIIFDDSKRSLLDWKKHLEIICGIARGMLYLHHDSRLRVIHRDLKASNVLLDDAMNLKISDIGMARIFGGDQMEGDTRHVVGT, encoded by the exons ATGTTAGCTTGGTATACAAAGAAAGGTCTACTTCACAACAGGGGAGTGCTTGCGATTATAATAGTTTCTTTGCCTGTAGTGTTTCTCATACGGATAGCCCTTTCGCGTTGCTTTCTAAGAAGGCAAAGAAGAG GAAGAGCAAGAAAAAGCAAAAATATCTTTAGCTTTACCTCATTCAAAGACTCTTTAGGTGAAAAAGAGATTGATGAGAGCAGAAGAAATGGAGATTTACCCTACTTTGATTTGGGCACCATAGCCGCTGCCACTAATAATTTCTCTTCTGATAATAAAATTGGGCAAGGTGGCTTTGGCCCTGTCTACGAA GGTGTGCTCTTAAATGGAAAAGAAATAGTAGTGAAAAGACTATCAAATTCCTCAAGTCAGGGACTACAAGAGTTTAAGAATGAAATTGTGCTAATTGCAAAACTTCAGCATAGGAATCTCGTAAGGATACTAGGATGTTGCGTTGAGGGTGAAGAGAAGATGTTAATCTATGAATTTTTACCAAATAAAAGCTTAGACTTTATCATTTTTG atgactcaaaaagatcacTATTGGATTGGAAAAAGCATTTGGAAATTATCTGTGGGATTGCCCGAGGAATGTTGTATCTCCACCATGATTCTAGGTTAAGAGTCATTCATAGGGATTTGAAAGCGAGCAATGTATTACTAGATGATGCAATGAATCTAAAAATTTCTGATATCGGAATGGCTAGAATATTTGGAGGAGACCAAATGGAAGGGGATACCAGACATGTAGTTGGAACATAG
- the LOC108466061 gene encoding uncharacterized protein LOC108466061, with amino-acid sequence MGKHLRLHGIIKEYKQWIFHGESIERTSVQTDQTVRTSPSISTCDNEADLRDLITDALGINIPTLNESFDGFSSEFQNNGREYDVNKAQKTAKRETTLLDDCDIPLYPGCVKFSCVSFLLRVYHFKALYGWSAKSLTCLLEFLNEAFPDGNTIPTTYYEAKKKISALNLGYLKIDACLNDCMLYWGDASKKISCDVCKSSRWQSSNELDVDEQVDDLKRLFQSSKTSQFMRWHKEGRTKYGILRHPSDGFAWDAFDKRFPDFASDPRNVRLGWSTKGRVACPSHEFDSTIESGVAPTPRSEEDILREVEGVNFIYGKGRKRDREELDEGSAELDVDEGCDLFNNFEELVDEVNLINQDETLWKKRSIFFDLPYWRYNLLRHNLDVMHIEKNVCDNVIGTLLNLSLSGKDNIKARKDLQDIGI; translated from the exons ATGGGTAAGCATCTTCGTCTACATGGTATAATAAAAGAATACAAGCAATGGATTTTTCATGGAGAATCTATTGAAAGAACATCGGTGCAAACCGACCAAACAGTGAGAACTTCTCCGTCAATTTCTACTTGTGACAACGAAGCCGATTTAAGAGACCTCATAACGGATGCTCTAGGTATCAACATCCCAACTCTTAATGAGAGTTTTGATGGATTTTCAAGTGAGTTTCAGAATAATGGTCGAGAGTATGATGTTAATAAGGCCCAAAAGACTGCTAAGAGAGAAACTACTCTTCTAGATGATTGTGATATTCCGCTCTATCCCGGTTGTGTCAAGTTCTCATGCGTCTCATTCTTACTTCGGGTTTACCACTTCAAAGCACTTTATGGATGGTCAGCAAAATCTTTGACATGTTTATTGGAGTTTTTAAATGAGGCATTTCCAGATGGAAACACAATCCCGACTACATACTatgaagcaaagaaaaaaatttctgCACTAAATCTTGGGTATTTGAAGATTGATGCATGCCTGAATGATTGTATGTTATACTGGGGCGATGCTAGTAAAAAGATCAGTTGTGATGTCTGTAAAAGCTCAAGGTGGCAATCTTCTAATGAGTTGGATGTAGATGAACAAGTTGATG ACTTGAAAAGATTATTTCAATCCTCTAAGACATCACAATTTATGAGATGGCATAAAGAAGGACGAACCAAATATGGTATATTGAGACATCCATCCGATGGTTTTGCCTGGGATGCATTTGATAAGAGGTTTCCTGATTTTGCATCTGATCCTCGCAATGTTAGGCTAG GGTGGAGTACAAAAGGCCGTGTTGCTTGCCCA AGTCATGAATTTGATAGCACTATAGAGTCTGGGGTAGCTCCTACACCACGATCCGAGGAAGATATCTTAAGGGAAGTTGAAGGTGTCAATTTCATTTATGGAAAAGGCCGAAAAAGGGATAGAGAAGAACTAGATGAAGGGTCGGCAGAACTCGATGTAGACGAGGGGTGTGATTTGTTTAACAACTTTGAAGAATTGGTCGATGAAGTAAATCTCATAAATCAAGACGAGACTTTATGGAAGAAGAGGAGCATATTTTTCGACTTGCCTTATTGGCGTTACAATCTACTTCGACATAACTTGGATGTCATGCACATCGAGAAAAACGTATGTGACAATGTCATTGGCACCCTTTTAAATCTCTCACTCAGTGGGAAAGATAATATCAAGGCACGCAAGGACCTACAAGATATTGGCATCTGA